In one bacterium genomic region, the following are encoded:
- a CDS encoding HlyC/CorC family transporter, which yields GGRLTRLLGWIFIPAFFLLYPLNALFGPLLGYLRLGGGLESLGPLVSARDVQDFVEHTGGEDILAEGEREMIASIVELRDTPVREVMIPRIDVKALDVETPFAEAKAFVARCGHSRIPVYKDSLDHVLGILYAKDLLRHEHEHAQQQGEGRVGAPPALPLMALMHKPYFVPETKMAADLLRRFQALRQHLAIVVDEYGGTAGIVTLEDLLEEIVGEIRDEYDREERLFELIDARSARVDAKIDLEELGEIVGHTFVESEEDFESLGGLLLYHSGRILKPGDELTLDPFTFRVESVQRQRIAKVIMIKDGLAADVQAEGKAGAGGES from the coding sequence GGGGGGCCGGCTCACCCGCCTGCTCGGCTGGATCTTCATTCCCGCCTTCTTCCTGCTCTACCCGCTGAACGCCCTCTTCGGACCGCTGCTCGGGTACCTGCGGCTGGGCGGCGGGCTCGAGTCGCTGGGGCCCCTGGTGTCGGCGCGCGACGTGCAGGACTTCGTCGAGCACACGGGCGGCGAGGACATCCTCGCCGAGGGCGAGCGCGAGATGATCGCCTCGATCGTCGAGCTGCGCGATACGCCGGTGCGCGAGGTGATGATCCCGCGCATCGACGTCAAGGCGCTCGATGTCGAGACGCCCTTCGCCGAGGCGAAGGCCTTCGTCGCCCGCTGCGGCCACAGCCGCATCCCGGTCTACAAGGATTCGCTGGACCACGTCCTGGGTATCCTCTACGCGAAGGACCTGCTGCGGCATGAACACGAGCACGCGCAGCAGCAGGGCGAGGGCCGCGTGGGCGCCCCGCCCGCCTTGCCCCTGATGGCCCTGATGCACAAGCCCTACTTCGTGCCCGAGACGAAGATGGCCGCCGACCTCCTGCGCCGCTTCCAGGCCCTGCGCCAGCACCTGGCGATCGTCGTCGACGAGTACGGGGGCACGGCCGGCATCGTCACCCTCGAGGACCTGCTCGAGGAGATCGTCGGCGAGATCCGCGACGAGTACGATCGCGAAGAGCGGCTCTTCGAGCTGATCGACGCCCGCTCGGCGCGCGTCGACGCCAAGATCGACCTCGAGGAGCTGGGCGAGATCGTCGGTCACACCTTCGTCGAGAGCGAGGAGGACTTCGAGAGCCTCGGCGGCCTGCTGCTCTACCACTCCGGCCGCATCCTCAAGCCCGGCGACGAGCTGACGCTCGATCCCTTCACTTTCCGCGTCGAGAGCGTCCAGCGCCAGCGCATCGCCAAGGTGATCATGATCAAGGACGGCCTCGCCGCCGACGTGCAGGCCGAGGGCAAGGCGGGGGCGGGAGGGGAGTCGTGA
- a CDS encoding DUF502 domain-containing protein, whose translation MRRLRRHLLTGILVTLPTVVTIWLLWRIVAAVDGILDPVQRRLYGMDIPGVGLAVVFLVLLVAGAVGGNYLGRKLVGLYHLFVVRVPLAGKVYRAVQQILDVFLRDNTQSFKSVVCVEFPRPGVWAFAFVANTTPPAWVPADGRRYLNVFVPTTPNPTSGFLLLVPESEARVLPISVEDALKIIISGGAWVPGSPLPAEPQP comes from the coding sequence ATGCGCCGGCTGCGCCGCCACCTGCTGACGGGCATCCTCGTCACGCTGCCGACCGTGGTGACGATCTGGCTGCTCTGGCGCATCGTCGCCGCCGTCGACGGCATCCTCGATCCGGTGCAGCGCCGGCTCTACGGCATGGACATCCCCGGGGTCGGCCTGGCCGTCGTCTTCCTCGTGCTGCTGGTGGCCGGCGCGGTCGGCGGCAACTACCTGGGCCGCAAGCTGGTCGGGCTCTACCACCTCTTCGTGGTGCGCGTGCCGCTCGCGGGCAAGGTCTATCGCGCGGTGCAGCAGATCCTCGACGTCTTCCTGCGCGACAACACGCAGTCCTTCAAGAGCGTGGTCTGCGTGGAATTCCCCCGGCCGGGTGTCTGGGCCTTCGCCTTCGTCGCCAATACCACGCCGCCCGCCTGGGTGCCGGCCGACGGCCGCCGCTACCTGAACGTCTTCGTGCCGACGACCCCCAATCCCACCTCGGGCTTCCTGCTGCTCGTCCCCGAGTCCGAGGCCCGCGTCCTGCCCATCAGCGTCGAGGACGCCCTCAAGATCATCATCTCGGGCGGCGCCTGGGTGCCCGGCAGTCCCTTGCCTGCGGAGCCGCAGCCGTGA
- the mgtE gene encoding magnesium transporter — translation MGLRLRRQYHAARLGAGRRPPLPERLRADDPQSHLGLPAARPRVRGPRPAHQRRGRPQDHHLGRRLGARQSLACGAAAVSEPVSSLRERLEALLTAGREAELAALLAEQPSEELEEIFTELDSDERQAVLRLLEPAAAAEVLGGVEEDIQEEIADALSEQELAELVEAMDSDEAADTIRHLEPAEQERVLDLLPADTESEVRGLLQHEEDTAGDLMMAELAAINENALVAEAIEELRAKADEIRQLYSIYLIDGERRLRGQLGLRELVIARPGMPLKALMEPVPVTLTPEMDQEEVAAIFRKYDLVSAPVVDAAGVLVGRITADDVMDVLAEEAWEDASRFAGVDNLSTRARNLFAASAGRLPWLVLGLGGGLLSARILAHYQLALSEVITLAFFVPVITALGGNIGIQSSTLVVRGLATGEIKPHALPLRLLRELGISLFNGLIIGLISFLVVWLWLGNPGLATVVSLSMLSVVIWATTTGALVPVLLERFGLDPAYATGPFVTTTNDIVDLTLYMLVARALRFLLV, via the coding sequence CTGGGCCTTCGCCTTCGTCGCCAATACCACGCCGCCCGCCTGGGTGCCGGCCGACGGCCGCCGCTACCTGAACGTCTTCGTGCCGACGACCCCCAATCCCACCTCGGGCTTCCTGCTGCTCGTCCCCGAGTCCGAGGCCCGCGTCCTGCCCATCAGCGTCGAGGACGCCCTCAAGATCATCATCTCGGGCGGCGCCTGGGTGCCCGGCAGTCCCTTGCCTGCGGAGCCGCAGCCGTGAGCGAGCCGGTGAGCAGCCTGCGCGAGCGCCTCGAGGCCCTGCTCACCGCCGGCCGTGAGGCCGAGCTGGCGGCCCTGCTCGCCGAGCAACCCTCGGAGGAGTTGGAGGAGATCTTCACCGAGCTTGACAGCGACGAGCGCCAGGCCGTGCTGCGCCTGCTCGAGCCGGCCGCGGCCGCCGAGGTGCTGGGCGGCGTCGAGGAGGACATCCAGGAGGAGATCGCCGACGCGCTCAGCGAGCAGGAGCTGGCCGAGCTGGTCGAGGCGATGGACTCCGACGAGGCGGCCGACACGATCCGCCACCTCGAGCCGGCCGAGCAGGAGCGCGTGCTCGACCTGCTGCCCGCGGACACCGAGTCCGAAGTGCGCGGCCTGCTCCAGCACGAGGAGGACACGGCCGGCGACCTGATGATGGCCGAGCTGGCGGCCATCAACGAGAACGCCCTCGTCGCCGAGGCGATCGAGGAGCTGCGGGCGAAGGCCGACGAGATCCGGCAGCTCTACTCGATCTACCTCATCGACGGCGAGCGCCGCCTGCGCGGGCAGCTCGGCCTGCGCGAGCTGGTCATCGCCCGCCCGGGGATGCCGCTGAAGGCGCTGATGGAGCCGGTGCCCGTCACGCTGACGCCCGAGATGGACCAGGAAGAAGTAGCGGCGATCTTCCGCAAGTACGACCTCGTCTCGGCGCCGGTCGTGGACGCGGCCGGCGTGCTCGTCGGGCGGATCACCGCGGACGACGTCATGGACGTCCTCGCCGAGGAAGCCTGGGAGGACGCCTCGCGCTTCGCGGGCGTCGACAACCTCTCCACCCGCGCGCGCAACCTCTTCGCGGCGAGCGCGGGACGCCTGCCCTGGCTGGTCCTCGGCCTCGGCGGCGGGCTGCTCTCCGCGCGCATCCTCGCGCACTACCAGCTCGCGCTGAGCGAGGTGATCACCCTCGCCTTCTTCGTGCCGGTGATCACGGCGCTGGGCGGGAACATCGGCATCCAGTCCTCGACGCTCGTCGTGCGCGGCCTGGCCACGGGGGAGATCAAGCCCCACGCCCTGCCGCTGCGCCTGCTGCGCGAGCTGGGGATCTCCCTCTTCAACGGCCTGATCATCGGCCTGATCTCCTTCCTCGTCGTCTGGCTCTGGCTCGGCAATCCGGGGCTGGCGACCGTCGTCTCGCTCTCGATGCTGAGCGTGGTCATCTGGGCAACCACGACCGGCGCCCTCGTGCCCGTGCTCCTCGAGCGCTTCGGCCTCGACCCCGCCTATGCGACCGGCCCCTTCGTGACGACGACGAACGACATCGTCGACCTCACGCTCTACATGCTGGTCGCTCGCGCCCTGCGCTTCCTGCTGGTCTAG
- the recO gene encoding DNA repair protein RecO, with amino-acid sequence MALLASRARVLRCYALGETSLIAVLLTEEAGLLRAVGKGARELRSRLRGLLAPGAALDVQVYLRPRGGLHLLREASGRRPLPRAEAGLAPLCLRLAALELVAATTEEGEAMAGLFPLLEEFLALYETETPPTPGWSAFLAFEAGLLALHGVSGGADLARCGLCGRPLAAGETRFLPGEGLFACGAHPEPGMALAPEERDWLLSVFRAQPAALAAREMPEALRVRVGRVLHLSLSRHLPGYKSPRSLAVLGSARRGDAGSPAVEEEEP; translated from the coding sequence GTGGCTCTGCTCGCGAGCCGGGCGCGCGTCCTGCGCTGCTACGCCCTCGGCGAGACGAGCCTGATCGCGGTGCTGCTCACCGAGGAGGCTGGGCTCCTGCGCGCCGTCGGCAAGGGCGCGCGCGAGCTGAGGAGCCGCCTGCGCGGACTGCTCGCGCCCGGCGCCGCCCTCGACGTACAGGTCTACCTGAGGCCGCGCGGCGGCCTGCACCTGCTGCGCGAGGCGAGCGGGCGCCGGCCGCTGCCGCGCGCCGAGGCCGGGCTGGCCCCCCTCTGCCTGCGCCTGGCCGCGCTCGAACTCGTGGCGGCGACCACCGAGGAAGGGGAGGCGATGGCGGGCCTCTTTCCCCTGCTCGAGGAATTCCTCGCCCTCTACGAGACGGAAACGCCCCCCACGCCGGGCTGGAGCGCCTTCCTCGCCTTCGAGGCGGGCCTGCTCGCCCTGCACGGCGTCTCCGGCGGCGCCGACCTCGCGCGCTGCGGCCTCTGCGGCCGGCCGCTGGCGGCGGGCGAGACGCGCTTCCTGCCCGGCGAGGGCCTCTTCGCCTGCGGCGCCCACCCGGAGCCGGGAATGGCGCTTGCGCCCGAGGAGAGGGACTGGCTATTGTCGGTCTTCCGCGCGCAGCCCGCCGCGCTCGCCGCGCGGGAGATGCCGGAGGCCCTGCGCGTCCGCGTCGGCCGCGTGCTGCACCTCTCGCTCAGCCGCCACTTGCCCGGCTACAAGTCGCCGCGTTCGCTCGCGGTGCTGGGCAGTGCCCGGCGTGGAGACGCGGGTTCCCCCGCTGTCGAGGAGGAGGAGCCTTGA
- a CDS encoding glycine--tRNA ligase subunit alpha, with amino-acid sequence MSYQDMILRLAQFWSAQGCTLLQPYNSEVGAGTFNPATFLRVLGPEPWRAAYVEPSRRPKDGRYAENPNRLQQFDQYQVVLKPEPPDVQDLYLESLRTIGVDLDRHEIRFVEDDWESPTLGAAGLGWEVWLDGMEITQFTYFQSVGGYELKPITAELTYGLMRIAMYLQGVDHVLNLDWGGGLTWGQVNASFERDFSAFNFEQADVPLHFELFARFEAEAQRLLEAGLVAPGYDYVIKCSHVFNVLEARGAISVSERTGYITRVRNLARRAARAYLAQREALGFPLLAPATEGRDGQG; translated from the coding sequence TTGAGCTACCAGGACATGATCCTGCGCCTGGCCCAGTTCTGGTCCGCGCAGGGCTGCACGCTGCTGCAGCCCTACAACTCCGAGGTGGGGGCGGGAACCTTCAACCCGGCCACCTTCCTGCGCGTGCTCGGGCCGGAGCCCTGGCGGGCGGCCTACGTCGAGCCCAGCCGCCGGCCCAAGGACGGGCGCTACGCCGAGAATCCGAATCGCCTGCAGCAGTTCGACCAGTACCAGGTCGTGCTCAAGCCCGAGCCCCCGGACGTGCAGGACCTCTATCTCGAGAGTCTGCGCACCATCGGCGTCGACCTCGATCGCCACGAGATCCGCTTCGTCGAGGACGACTGGGAGAGTCCCACGCTCGGCGCCGCGGGCCTCGGCTGGGAGGTCTGGCTGGACGGCATGGAGATCACGCAGTTCACCTACTTCCAGTCGGTGGGCGGCTACGAGCTGAAGCCGATCACCGCCGAGCTGACCTACGGCCTCATGCGCATCGCGATGTACCTGCAGGGCGTGGACCACGTGCTCAACCTCGACTGGGGCGGCGGCCTCACCTGGGGCCAGGTCAACGCCTCATTCGAGCGCGACTTCTCCGCCTTCAACTTCGAGCAGGCGGACGTGCCGCTGCACTTCGAGCTCTTCGCGCGCTTCGAGGCCGAGGCCCAGCGCCTGCTCGAGGCCGGCCTCGTCGCGCCGGGCTACGACTACGTGATCAAGTGCTCGCACGTCTTCAACGTGCTCGAGGCGCGCGGCGCGATCAGCGTCTCCGAGCGCACCGGCTACATCACGCGGGTGCGCAACCTGGCGCGGCGCGCGGCGCGTGCCTATCTCGCCCAGCGCGAGGCGCTCGGCTTCCCGCTGCTGGCGCCGGCCACGGAGGGACGCGATGGCCAGGGCTGA
- a CDS encoding glycine--tRNA ligase subunit beta yields the protein MARADFLLEIGCEEIPVAYIEPALGQLAEGLTAQLAAARLDHGAVQRFATARRLALLVENLALAQVDREEELTGPPVAAAFKDGWPTPAALGFAKSQGVELAACHTLETPRGAYLALCRRVPGRPAAELLAEGLPGLILGLRFPKTMTWGDGALRFARPIRWLVALLDAEVLPLALGGLQAGRVSAGRRQTATPTVAIPRAAGYAEALRSAGVEPDPARRRGQALASARACAEALGARLVEDEELADTVNYLSEWPVALAGSFAPELLALPREVVTTAMKAHQRYFSVEDAAGRLAPHFIVILNGERPDPAELRRGNERVLAARLADARFYWEEDRRSGLAGLRERLDAVVWIEGFGSLGERSERLRALAARLVDALPALALDREALDWAARFCKVDLASEMIKDGKEFTKLQGLMGREYALAEGAPPARAALLFEHVLPRQAGDGLPASREGALLALADRLDAVAGLWQAGFAPTGSKDPYALRRQALACLRLLIEKELPLRLDALIAAALAGYPAADASALAPALLDFFLGRFEGLMEEAGVAPDVFNAVVESGELRVLDLRARALALNALRGDAAFERLVIGARRVVNILAKEGQASDAGAAGADLATWAAGGGALPYGYRPEALREPAEQALHAAVASAAPALAAAAAARRYEGAYRDLAGLSGAIAAYFDGVMVNAEDPALRANRLAFLHNLAQLFLHFANFARVVLEGERESVPGR from the coding sequence ATGGCCAGGGCTGACTTCCTGCTCGAGATCGGCTGCGAGGAGATCCCCGTCGCCTACATCGAGCCCGCGCTCGGGCAGCTCGCCGAGGGGCTGACGGCGCAACTGGCCGCCGCGCGCCTCGACCACGGCGCCGTGCAGCGCTTCGCCACCGCGCGGCGCCTCGCCCTGCTCGTCGAGAATCTCGCGCTCGCGCAGGTCGACCGCGAGGAGGAACTGACGGGTCCGCCCGTCGCCGCCGCCTTCAAAGACGGCTGGCCCACCCCGGCCGCCCTCGGCTTCGCGAAGAGCCAGGGCGTCGAGCTGGCGGCCTGCCATACCCTCGAGACCCCGCGCGGCGCCTACCTCGCCCTGTGCCGCCGCGTGCCGGGGCGGCCCGCCGCCGAGCTGCTCGCGGAGGGCCTGCCCGGCCTCATCCTCGGCCTGCGCTTTCCCAAGACGATGACCTGGGGCGACGGCGCGCTGCGCTTCGCGCGGCCCATCCGCTGGCTGGTCGCGCTGCTGGACGCGGAGGTCCTCCCGCTCGCGCTCGGCGGCCTGCAGGCCGGGCGCGTGAGCGCGGGGCGTCGCCAGACGGCGACGCCCACCGTCGCGATCCCCCGCGCCGCGGGCTACGCCGAGGCGCTGCGGAGCGCGGGCGTCGAGCCCGACCCCGCGCGGCGGCGGGGGCAGGCCCTCGCCAGCGCCCGCGCCTGTGCCGAGGCGCTCGGCGCGCGGCTCGTCGAGGACGAGGAGCTCGCCGACACGGTCAACTACCTCAGCGAGTGGCCCGTCGCCCTGGCCGGCAGCTTCGCGCCCGAGCTACTCGCGCTGCCGCGCGAGGTCGTGACGACGGCGATGAAGGCGCACCAGCGCTACTTCTCCGTCGAAGACGCGGCGGGGCGCCTCGCGCCGCATTTCATCGTCATCCTCAACGGCGAGCGGCCCGATCCGGCGGAGCTCCGGCGCGGCAACGAGCGCGTGCTCGCCGCGCGGCTCGCCGACGCGCGTTTCTACTGGGAGGAGGACCGCCGCAGCGGGCTCGCGGGCCTGCGCGAGCGCCTCGACGCCGTCGTCTGGATCGAGGGCTTCGGCAGCCTGGGCGAGCGCAGCGAGCGCCTGCGCGCGCTCGCCGCTCGGCTGGTGGACGCGCTGCCCGCGCTCGCGCTGGACCGCGAGGCCCTCGACTGGGCGGCGCGCTTCTGCAAGGTCGATCTCGCCAGCGAGATGATCAAGGACGGCAAGGAGTTCACCAAGCTCCAGGGCCTGATGGGCCGCGAGTACGCCCTCGCCGAGGGCGCGCCGCCCGCGCGCGCGGCGCTGCTGTTCGAGCACGTCCTGCCCCGCCAAGCGGGCGACGGCCTGCCCGCCTCCCGCGAGGGCGCGCTGCTGGCGCTCGCCGATCGCCTGGACGCCGTCGCCGGCCTCTGGCAGGCGGGCTTCGCGCCCACGGGGTCGAAGGATCCCTATGCCTTGCGCCGCCAGGCCCTGGCCTGCCTGCGCCTGCTGATCGAGAAGGAGCTGCCGCTGCGCCTGGACGCCCTGATCGCCGCGGCCCTGGCGGGCTATCCGGCGGCCGACGCGAGCGCGCTTGCCCCGGCCCTGCTCGATTTCTTCCTCGGCCGCTTCGAGGGGCTGATGGAAGAGGCGGGCGTCGCTCCGGACGTCTTCAACGCCGTGGTGGAGAGCGGCGAGCTGCGGGTGCTGGACCTGAGGGCGCGCGCCCTGGCGCTCAACGCTCTGCGCGGCGACGCCGCGTTCGAGCGGCTGGTGATCGGCGCGCGCCGCGTCGTGAACATCCTCGCCAAGGAGGGCCAGGCGAGCGACGCCGGGGCCGCGGGCGCCGACCTCGCGACCTGGGCGGCCGGGGGGGGCGCCCTGCCCTACGGGTATCGCCCGGAGGCGCTGCGCGAGCCGGCCGAGCAGGCGCTGCATGCCGCGGTGGCTTCGGCGGCGCCCGCTCTCGCGGCGGCGGCCGCGGCCCGCCGCTACGAGGGCGCCTACCGAGATCTGGCCGGACTGAGCGGCGCCATCGCCGCCTACTTCGACGGGGTCATGGTCAATGCCGAGGATCCGGCCCTGCGGGCCAACCGGCTGGCCTTCCTGCACAATCTCGCCCAGCTGTTTCTCCACTTCGCAAACTTCGCCCGGGTCGTGCTCGAGGGGGAGCGGGAGAGCGTCCCGGGTCGCTAG